The genomic region GGCCACGGCAACGCTCTCGAGTGCATCGGACGATCTGGCCGACGCCGTCAACCGCTCGCGTGCCGCCGTCTCCACAGCCGGGGATTCCGTGAAGCCGCTTGCCGATTTCCTCGCAGCGCTGAATCGGCTCGACACCACGTCCGGCGACATCTCGGCGAAGGATATGCCCGCCGTGCAAGCCGCGCTCGACAAAGCTCTTGCCGCTTGGGATGCAGCGAAGTCGATGGCGGACGACGCGTCCAACCGGATGTATGCAGCGCAATCGCGGCAACTCGCGGTGCGGCTCGACCTGCTCGATCTTTACTCGACGCAAGCGCGCTACGACGCGTACCGAAAAGCTCTGGAGTTTCGATTCCCGGGAATCGCGCAACCGGATTACGCGACCGCACAAGCGATGCACGTGACGGCCGGTGAGCTCGGACTCGCGTCGTGGTATGCGTTCGAAACGTCGTCCACGCCCCAGAGGGTCATCGCGCAGGCGCAAGCGCAGGGAGTTTCAGTCGCGGATCTCGCCGTTCGACAACATCTCTTCGGCGAGTCCATGGAAGTCGCTGAGGGTTTGCTGCTCCAAGACTACCTGGACGCACCTCAGCCCTTGCACACCTAAGGGCGCCGAAATCAAAACGATGCCTCCTTCGATTCGCGAACTTCGCTGATCGACCGCAGGTTGACATCGTCCCGTTGCTGCGCTAAGATGGCAAAAGTAGATTCCTCGTTAGGTGAGGCGTCTGCACGAAGACAAGCCGCTGCCCGGAAAGGTCGAGAGACCCCAATGGGCCACCAGGCACCGCCGAAATAAGGCGGTATCTAAGCCGGCTAAGTCACCCGGACTTTATGTCGTGCAGTGCCAAAACTCAACGCATGAGGAGCCGGTTCGAGAAAAACTGACGACCGGCGCACGCTTCATGACCGTTGGGCGCGAGGAGCGCACGCGGTCTTTTTGTTTGTGGGAAGGGCGTGAGCACGACCGTGGATGGCAGTGATAGTGAAAAACCATGTGACTATACGCTTGACGGAGTGATGTGCTATGACCCGATTTCTCAAATTCCAGACCGCACGCGCCTTGATCCGCGGCCTCGTCCGCGGCTACGATGCAGTGTTCACCCGGCGAGTGAAATTCGTCGAGCGGCTCTTCCTGCGCTGATTCGAACACGCATGAAGGTCTAGAACCATGCCCGACCGTCGGCTGCTGCCGCGAATCTTCAATCCGCTGATCTTCGGCCGGCACGGAGATGCGCCGCCGCCTGCGTCGTCGCCCACTCCCACGCCGGCGCGTCCGCGGCCGCGCATATGGCGTTCGATCGTCATGTTTCTCTCGGTTGTCGGGCCGGGCATCATCACGGCCAACGCCGACAACGACGTCGGCGGAATAACCACGTATTCGCTGGCGGGCGCGCAGTTCGGCTACGGTCAGCTCTGGATATTACTACCGGTGACGATAGCCCTCATCGTGGTGCAGGAGATGTGCGCGCGCATGGGCGCTGTGACCGGCAAAGGTCTTGCGGATCTGATCCGCGAGAACTTCGGCGCGCGCGTGACTTTCTGGGTGCTGTTGGTCTTCGTGCTCGGCGACCTAGGAAACACGGCTACCGAATTCGCGGGCGTGGCGTCCGCGGCGCCCATCTTTCAGACGTACGTGCCGCTGCTCTCGAAATTCGTGCTCGTGCCGCTGTCCGCGATATTCGTCTACACGCTCGTGGTGCGCGGCAATTACCGGTCGGTCGAAAAAGTCTTTCTCGTCTTCTGCTTGTTGTATCTCTCCTATGTCATCAGCGGCCTGCTCGTCCACCCGCCGTGGCATGAAGTGCTTGCGCAGACCGTCGTGCCGCATTTCACCGCGAGCAAAGCCTACGCTTTGATGGCGATCGGCGTCATCGGCACGACGATCTCCCCCTGGATGCAGTTCTATATCCAATCGGCGATCGTGGAGAAAGGCGTCAAGGCGCAGGACTATCGCTATTCGCGCATCGATGTCATCAGCGGCGCGATCTTCACCGATGTGATCGCGTTCTTCATCATCGTGGCGAGCGCGGCCACGATCTTCGTCCACAACCAGCACGCGGCCGCCGGCCAGATGATCACCATCAACGATGCGGGCGACGTCGCATCGGCTCTGGCGCCGCTCGCCGGGAAGTACGCATCGCTGCTCTTCGCGCTGGGCCTGCTCAACGCGGCGATATTCACGGCCTCGATCCTGCCGCTTTCGACCGCTTACTATGTCTGCGAGGCGTTTGGCTTCGAATCGGGAGTCCAGAAGCGGTTGACGGAAGCGCCGTTCTTCTACGGGTTCTATCTCGCGCTGATCGTGATCGGCGCAGGCGTCGTCATCCTTCCGGGCGCACCGCTGCTGGCGATAATCTTCTATTCGCAAGTGCTCAACGGGGCGCTGCTTCCGGTCGTGCTCATCTTGATGCTGCTTTTGATTAACAATAAGCGCCTCATGGGGAAATACACGAACAATTTTGTCTTCAATGCCATCGCATGGGCCACCGTGTTGATCGTCGGATTGCTGACGATCGTATCCACGGCTCAGCTAATATTCCCGTCCCTCGGATCCTGACGTCAGCTCGGGCCGACTGGCGTCGGCCCCTTCAAGGCGGCGTCGGCGAGGGCCGACTGGCGTCGGCCCCTTCAAGGGGACGTCGGCGAGGGCCGACTGGCGTCGGCCCCTTCAGGGAGACGCACCCCTTCAGGGAGACGCACGGTCACTTCCGCGCCGCCCGATGCGCGATTGGAAAGCGCAATCGTTCCGCCCGCCTGTTCGACGATCGTCCGAGCGATGGCGAGCCCGAGACCCGTGCCGGTGCGGCCTCGCGCGCTGTCGTCTCGCCAAAAACGCTGCGTGGCTTGTCGGAGCCCGTCGGGTGAAAAGCCCGGACCGTCATCGTGTACGCGGATGACGACTGACCCGTTCTCCAATGCCACCTTCACATCGACGCGTCCGCCGTTTGGCGCGAACTTGACCGCATTATCCAGCAGTACGACGGGAACTCGAGCCAACGCATCGCGGTCGCCCGTGACGATGCACGGATCTTTGACGTCGACATCGAGCGCGACGGATTTCGTCTGAGCCACGGGCGTGAGCCGCCTGGCCGCCGCTAGTGTCGACTCCGCGACGTCGACTTGCGCGATGTCGGCCGCGACACGTTCGTCTGCGCGGGCGACCGCGAGCAGATCGCCGATGAGCGTCCGAAGCCGCTCGGACTCGGTCGCAATCGCTTCGAGGGCCCGGCGATACTCCGGTCCGTCGCGCGGCTTACGAAGCGCGAGGTCCGCCTCGGCGCGGATCACGGAAAGCGGTGCGCGCAGTTCGTGCGACGCATCGGCTGTAAACCGCCGCTGGCGTTCGAACGCCGCCGCAAGGCGGTCGAGCATGCGGTCGAAGGTCGCACAGAGACGACCGAGTTCGTCGTCGGTTGGCGGCGCATGGAGACGCCGGCTGAGATCGTTGGCCTCGATGTCGGACGCGATGTCGGCCATCGCTGCAAGCGGCGCGAGTCCGCGCCGCGCTATGATGCCGCCGAAGATCGCGGCGAGCATGACGATCACCGGGATGGCGATGGCGAACGCGGTCGTTGCCGGTCGATCGATGTCTTCCAGCGTTTCGGCCGACCGCCACGCGAGCGCATAACCGAACGTCTTGCCATTGCGCTCGATCGGCGCGAGGGCGACGCGTATCGCGTCGCTCGATTTGCCGGACGGATTCAGGGTGGCGAGTGTGATGGAGCGTTCGTGGGTGCTCGTCAGCGCGAGCAGGCCAGCCGGTAGGGAAGCAACGTTGGTGACGACCACATGGCCGCCGGCGGCGATGATGGCGCCGTCGAGCTTCGTGCCGAGCACCTGCGTGAGCGGCCGTCGGCCCTGCACGTCTACCGCAATCCCCTTCGGTCCGGCATCCGTGATCGCCACGAGACCCCGAGTCGCTTCCCGCAAGCTTTGGTCCACTCCGATCTTGAACATGCGGTCGATCAAGACATCGGAGAGCGCAGCGAAGAGAACGAGACCCGCGACCAGCGCAATCGTGTAGGTGAGCGTCAGACGCGTGCGCAGGCCGCTACGTTGCATCAGAGGTTTCTTCCGGGCCGAAGCGATAGCCCGCGCCGCGAACGGTGTGGATGAGTTCTGTTCCGCCGGCGACCGCGAGCTTGGCGCGCAGACGGCGGACGTAGACCTCGATCAAGTTTGAGACGGTCTCGCGGTCGCGCTCCCAGAGCGCGTTTTCGAGCATCGGCCGGGTGATGAGCAGGCCGGCGTTGCGCATGAGGTATTCGAGAAAGGCGGTTTCGCGCGCCGTCAATGGAATCTGCTTGCCACCGCGCGTCACGCGGCGCGTTCCGAGATCCATGGTGAGATCGCCGACGTGCAGGTCCTGTCGCGGGCGCGCCGGTTCGCGCCTGACGAGGGAGCGAAGACGTGCCTCGAGCTCGCGGAAGACAAACGGTTTGCGGACGAAGTCGTCGGCACCGGCGTCGAGTCCAAGAACCGTGTCGTCGACCGTGTCGCGGGCGGTCAGCATGAGTATCGGCGTCGAATTCCCGGCATGACGAAGGCCGCGTGCCACGGCGAACCCGTCCTTACTGGGCAGCATGCAGTCCAAGATAATCACGTCATACGATCCGCCGAGCGCGGCAAACTCTCCGCGCGCTCCATCCCCTTCAACATCTACGACGTGGCCGCTCTCGGCCAGGCCCCGCCGGAGGACGTCGGCGAGCCGAGCATCATCTTCGACAACGAGAACCTTCACCGATACTCCTTAGGAGCGATCAGTCGCCGGCAGCTGCGGTCGAGGCCTGCGCATGTTCGCGCGCTTGGCGGGCTAACCCGATCGCAAGCGCGACGGCGGAGCAGCAAAGAGAAGCAAGACCGCTCCAACCGGGTCCGAATTTTCCTAAGACAGACGTGGATATCGGAGGCATGACGATGCCGGAGACGTTGTCGAGCGATGAACCCACACCGAGAATCACGCCGCGCTGGTCATCCGGAATCGCGTTCGTGAGCAGCGAGTTGAGTCCGGGCCGAGACAGCGCCATGCCAATGGCGAAGAAGACCATGGTAGGCAGCATCGTCGGCAGGCTATGGATGAGCGGCACACACGCGAAGCCGGCGACCGAGCATGCGATGCCGATATTGGAGCACACGCGGTCGCTCGTCCGATCGGATATCTGGCCTACGACGAAGAGTTGAAGCAACACGCTGAACGCGCCGAAACCGGAGAAGACGTAGCTCGCTTGCCACGGTGTGAAGCCGAGCGCCTCTTTGAACATAAGCGAATAGATCGCGAACCAGCCGTAGAGCGCGAGCGAATACGCCCACATCTGCCACAGAATCGGAGCGATGCGCTTGTCGGCAAGCGAATGGCCGACATCGGCGAGCGTCGAGATGGCTTGCGTCTTGTCGCGTTGTCGTGACTCCGGCAACATAAAGATGGTGAGCAGCAGCGTCACGAATTGAAGCGCCGCGGCCGCGAGAAACGGCGCAGCGAAACCGGCCGCCGCCCCATGCGACACCGTGAAGCTCTTCATCAGGAACCCGCCGAACGCCGGTCCAAAGACGATGCCCGCGCTGAAGGCGGCCTGCACATACGCGAACGCGCGCGTCCGCTGTCTTGGTTCCACGAGATCGGCCACGTACGAATTCGTGACGCTGATGTTCCCTCCCGAGACGCCCTCCACGATCCGTGCGACGAAGACCCAGAAGATATTTCCAGCAAAGGCGAGCATCGCCCAGCCGATCGTCGCGCCCACCTGACTCACGATCAAAACGCTCTTGCGTCCGATCTTATCGCTGACGCGGCCCCAGATCGGGCCGGCCACGAGCTGGCAGCCCGCGAAGGTCGAGAAGAGAAAGCCGACGACGACATCCGACGCCCCGAAATGCGTGATGAAATACGGCAGAATCGGCAGGATGATGCTGAAGCCGAGTATGTCGACAAATGTGACGCCCAGGATGGGCAAGAGGCGAGAGAAGAGCTGCATGGCGCGCACGGGCGGTTCGGCGGCGAACGCCGTCCGACCTAGTGAGACTTCGCCAGGTGCCAACCGCCGCAGAATTCGCAACCATACTCCGACATCGGCGGAGTGTCCGGATATGCACTGCGCAGATACGATGCGTGGCTTCGCGCCGCTCCAGGATTGGAGAATCGTTTCTTGTCCGTGCAACTACGGCGTTCGTGATCGAGTCCGCGAAATACCGGCTTGTCGGCGCGCGGTCGCTTTTTCATCGTACCGTCTGCGTTCAAGGCACGGACGCCGGGCTCCCCGCACGGAGGAGGCTGCTCCGTTGAACGAGCAAAAGCCGAGAGACACGTCGGATTGGAGTCACTATGCCGGAAGACACGCACGGACAGCCCGCTCGCCGGTCGCACGAGCGCGTGCATCTCGGCGGAACCGACGTCGCCTGGACGTTTGAGCCGATATACAACTCGCCGTCCGAGTGGAACATCACCGCGCGCTGGATGGACTACGACCCCGCGCATTCGCCCGAATACGACGTGCTCGACATCATGCTCATCGCCGACGAAGTTCGTTGGCGTGCAAGCGAGCTGATCGCGCTCCTTTTTTCGAAGTCGAGGACATTGGATCACGTAAGGCGCGCGCTCACGCTGTGCGATTGCATGGCGGAGATAGGACGCGCGCTCTCGCCGCCGCGCTATGTCACGGCAGGCCGTCTGAAAAGCCCGTCGGACGAGACGCTGCGCGATTGCGAGCGCATCAAGTCCACGGCCGAGCGTGTGAACCGAACGCTCCGGCACGCGACGACGGTGCAGGGCGTTATCGACGACCGCACGGCTCAAGACTTGATCCCCGTGTTAAGTGAGCTCGGCGAATCGGCGCGCACGCTCTATATGCGGTGGTATGGCGAAGCCGGCTACGGAAGATGATCATGAGGGCCGGCGTGAAGCCGGCCCCGCAGCTTTCCTCCGAGCCGTTTCGCTCGCGGTATGCCTGACGCTCTGCGCGCCGATACCGAGCTCGTCGAACGCAACGCCCGCGACAACCGCCGGACCATTGCTGCCTGGGGACCAGATTCTTGGTCTTTTCCGTACGCTTCAGGACGACTTCTTCACCGAAGCAGACGGCACGACGTACGTCCAAACGGGCGACATCCCGGCGATGTGGCTCCGCGATTCAGCGGGTCAGGCGCGGCCGTACGTGCGTTTTATTCCGTTCTCGCCGCATCTCGACCGCTCGATCCGCGGTGTGATAGCTCGCGATGCGAAGAACATCCTCACGGATTCGCGCGCCAATGCGTTCACCGCCGGCTATAAGATCTGGGAAGAGAAGTGGGAGGTCGACTCGCTCGCATACCCGATT from Candidatus Eremiobacteraceae bacterium harbors:
- a CDS encoding ATP-binding protein, with the protein product MQRSGLRTRLTLTYTIALVAGLVLFAALSDVLIDRMFKIGVDQSLREATRGLVAITDAGPKGIAVDVQGRRPLTQVLGTKLDGAIIAAGGHVVVTNVASLPAGLLALTSTHERSITLATLNPSGKSSDAIRVALAPIERNGKTFGYALAWRSAETLEDIDRPATTAFAIAIPVIVMLAAIFGGIIARRGLAPLAAMADIASDIEANDLSRRLHAPPTDDELGRLCATFDRMLDRLAAAFERQRRFTADASHELRAPLSVIRAEADLALRKPRDGPEYRRALEAIATESERLRTLIGDLLAVARADERVAADIAQVDVAESTLAAARRLTPVAQTKSVALDVDVKDPCIVTGDRDALARVPVVLLDNAVKFAPNGGRVDVKVALENGSVVIRVHDDGPGFSPDGLRQATQRFWRDDSARGRTGTGLGLAIARTIVEQAGGTIALSNRASGGAEVTVRLPEGVRLPEGADASRPSPTSP
- a CDS encoding Nramp family divalent metal transporter: MPDRRLLPRIFNPLIFGRHGDAPPPASSPTPTPARPRPRIWRSIVMFLSVVGPGIITANADNDVGGITTYSLAGAQFGYGQLWILLPVTIALIVVQEMCARMGAVTGKGLADLIRENFGARVTFWVLLVFVLGDLGNTATEFAGVASAAPIFQTYVPLLSKFVLVPLSAIFVYTLVVRGNYRSVEKVFLVFCLLYLSYVISGLLVHPPWHEVLAQTVVPHFTASKAYALMAIGVIGTTISPWMQFYIQSAIVEKGVKAQDYRYSRIDVISGAIFTDVIAFFIIVASAATIFVHNQHAAAGQMITINDAGDVASALAPLAGKYASLLFALGLLNAAIFTASILPLSTAYYVCEAFGFESGVQKRLTEAPFFYGFYLALIVIGAGVVILPGAPLLAIIFYSQVLNGALLPVVLILMLLLINNKRLMGKYTNNFVFNAIAWATVLIVGLLTIVSTAQLIFPSLGS
- a CDS encoding MFS transporter; amino-acid sequence: MQLFSRLLPILGVTFVDILGFSIILPILPYFITHFGASDVVVGFLFSTFAGCQLVAGPIWGRVSDKIGRKSVLIVSQVGATIGWAMLAFAGNIFWVFVARIVEGVSGGNISVTNSYVADLVEPRQRTRAFAYVQAAFSAGIVFGPAFGGFLMKSFTVSHGAAAGFAAPFLAAAALQFVTLLLTIFMLPESRQRDKTQAISTLADVGHSLADKRIAPILWQMWAYSLALYGWFAIYSLMFKEALGFTPWQASYVFSGFGAFSVLLQLFVVGQISDRTSDRVCSNIGIACSVAGFACVPLIHSLPTMLPTMVFFAIGMALSRPGLNSLLTNAIPDDQRGVILGVGSSLDNVSGIVMPPISTSVLGKFGPGWSGLASLCCSAVALAIGLARQAREHAQASTAAAGD
- a CDS encoding response regulator transcription factor — its product is MKVLVVEDDARLADVLRRGLAESGHVVDVEGDGARGEFAALGGSYDVIILDCMLPSKDGFAVARGLRHAGNSTPILMLTARDTVDDTVLGLDAGADDFVRKPFVFRELEARLRSLVRREPARPRQDLHVGDLTMDLGTRRVTRGGKQIPLTARETAFLEYLMRNAGLLITRPMLENALWERDRETVSNLIEVYVRRLRAKLAVAGGTELIHTVRGAGYRFGPEETSDAT